The Buteo buteo chromosome 23, bButBut1.hap1.1, whole genome shotgun sequence genome includes a window with the following:
- the ATP2B4 gene encoding plasma membrane calcium-transporting ATPase 4 isoform X3, whose protein sequence is MTNNVADHHPGNSVAEGNHEGDFGCSMVELRNLMELRSAEAVARLNDSYGGVQNVCKRLKTSPVEGLSGNPTDLEKRRQVFGQNFIPPKKAKTFLQLVWEALQDVTLIILEIAAIISLGLSFYHPPGGDNELCGQSTGGVEDEGESQAGWIEGAAILFSVIIVVLVTAFNDWSKEKQFRGLQSRIEQEQKFTVIRKGQVIQIPVAEIVVGDIAQIKYGDLLPADGILIQGNDLKIDESSLTGESDQVKKSLDKDPMLLSGTHVMEGSGRMVVTAVGINSQTGIIFTLLGAGEGDEEKKVKKGKKTGAPENRNKAKTQDGVALEIQPLKSQEGVENEEKEKKKVKVPKKEKSVLQGKLTRLAVQIGKAGLIMSAITVIILVLYFVIDTFGVQGRPWLAECTPIYIQYFVKFFIIGVTVLVVAVPEGLPLAVTISLAYSVKKMMKDNNLVRHLDACETMGNATAICSDKTGTLTMNRMTVVQAYVGDTHYRQIPDPEAILPKILDLIVNGVAINSAYTSKILPPEKEGGLPRQVGNKTECALLGFVLDLKQDYQAVRNEVPEEKLYKVYTFNSVRKSMSTVLKNGNGGFRMYSKGASEIILRKCTRILDKNGDPRVFKVKDRDEMVKKVIEPMACHGLRTICLAFRDFPADAEPDWDSENEILSDLTCIAVVGIEDPVRPEVPDAILKCQRAGITVRMVTGDNINTARAIATKCGILLPGEDFLCLEGKEFNRLIRNEKGEVEQEQLDKIWPKLRVLARSSPTDKHTLVKGIIDSTVGDQRQVVAVTGDGTNDGPALKKADVGFAMGIAGTDVAKEASDIILTDDNFTSIVKAVMWGRNVYDSISKFLQFQLTVNVVAVIVAFTGACITQDSPLKAVQMLWVNLIMDTFASLALATEPPSESLLLRKPYGRNKPLISRTMMKNILGHAVYQLTIIFTLLFAGEKFFDIDSGRNAPLHSPPTEHYTIVFNTFVMMQLFNEINARKIHGERNVFESIYRNPIFCTVVLGTFAAQIIIVEFGGKPFSCSGLTLSQWFWCIFIGVGELLWGQLICTVPTSHLKFLKEAGHGITKEEIPEEELPEDVDEIDHAEMELRRGQILWFRGLNRIQTQMDVVYTFQTGASSLQGALRRQPSIVSQHHDVKNVSSPTHVALSSVNSTPTTSAVAAAAASPPAGNQSGECVP, encoded by the exons ATGACGAACAACGTGGCCGACCACCACCCTGGGAACTCGGTTGCCGAAGGCAACCATGAGGGGGACTTTGGTTGCTCCATGGTGGAGCTCAGGAACCTCATGGAGCTGAGGAGTGCCGAGGCGGTCGCCCGGCTCAATGACTCCTACGGCGGCGTGCAGAATGTCTGCAAGAGGTTGAAGACGTCGCCAGTTGAAG GCCTGTCCGGGAACCCGACCGACCTGGAGAAGAGGCGGCAGGTCTTCGGCCAGAACTTCATTCCTCCCAAAAAGGCCAAGACGTTCCTGCAGTTAGTGTGGGAGGCACTCCAGGACGTCACGCTCATCATCTTGGAAATCGCAGCCATAATCTCCTTGGGCCTGTCCTTCTACCACCCTCCGGGTGGTGACAATGAAT TGTGCGGCCAGTCGACGGGCGGTGTGGAGGACGAGGGCGAGTCACAGGCCGGCTGGATCGAGGGGGCAGCTATATTGTTTTCAGTGATCATTGTGGTGCTGGTGACAGCTTTCAATGACTGGAGCAAGGAGAAGCAATTCCGGGGCCTCCAGAGCCGCATTGAGCAGGAGCAGAAGTTCACGGTCATCCGCAAGGGGCAGGTGATTCAGATCCCGGTGGCTGAGATCGTGGTGGGAGACATCGCGCAGATCAAGTACG GTGATCTCTTGCCTGCAGATGGGATCCTGATCCAGGGCAATGACCTGAAGATAGATGAGAGCTCACTGACCGGGGAGTCAGACCAAGTCAAGAAATCACTGGATAAAGACCCCATGCTGCTGTCAG GTACCCATGTGATGGAGGGCTCCGGCAGGATGGTGGTGACTGCTGTGGGTATCAACTCCCAGACGGGAATCATCTTCACTCTCTTGGGTGCGGGAGaaggagatgaggaaaagaaggTGAAGAAAG GTAAAAAAACCGGAGCCCCCGAAAATCGCAACAAAG CTAAAACTCAGGATGGTGTGGCCTTAGAGATCCAGCCCCTGAAGAGCCAGGAAGGGGTGGAAaatgaggagaaggagaagaagaaggtgaAGGTGCCCAAGAAGGAGAAGTCTGTGCTGCAAGGGAAGCTGACGCGCCTGGCGGTCCAGATCGGGAAGGCGG GGCTGATCATGTCGGCCATCACGGTCATCATCTTGGTGCTGTACTTTGTGATCGACACGTTTGGGGTGCAGGGACGGCCCTGGCTGGCAGAGTGCACTCCCATTTACATCCAATACTTTGTCAAGTTCTTCATCATCGGTGTCACTGTGTTGGTGGTGGCTGTGCCCGAAGGGCTTCCGCTGGCAGTCACCATCTCCCTGGCCTACTCTGTGAAG AAAATGATGAAGGACAACAACCTTGTGAGACACTTGGACGCATGTGAGACCATGGGCAATGCCACCGCCATCTGTTCGGACAAGACAGGCACACTTACCATGAACCGCATGACTGTGGTGCAGGCTTACGTGGGGGATACCCACTACCGCCAGATCCCTGACCCCGAAGCCATCCTGCCCAAGATCTTGGACCTCATAGTCAACGGTGTCGCCATCAACTCTGCCTACACGTCCAAGATCCTG ccacctgagaaggaaggggggCTGCCCCGGCAAGTGGGGAACAAGACTGAGTGTGCCCTGCTTGGTTTTGTGCTGGACCTGAAGCAGGATTACCAGGCTGTGCGGAACGAGGTGCCAGAGGAGAAGCTCTACAAGGTCTACACCTTCAACTCGGTGCGCAAGTCCATGAGCACGGTGCTGAAGAATGGCAATGGCGGCTTCCGCATGTACAGCAAGGGAGCTTCCGAGATCATCCTCCGCAA GTGCACCAGGATCCTGGACAAGAATGGTGACCCCCGGGTGTTCAAGGTGAAGGACCGGGATGAGATGGTGAAGAAGGTGATAGAGCCCATGGCCTGCCACGGGCTGCGGACCATCTGCCTGGCTTTCCGTGACTTCCCTGCTGACGCTGAGCCGGACTGGGACAGCGAGAATGAGATCCTGTCTGATCTGACCTGCATCGCTGTGGTTGGGATAGAGGACCCTGTGCGGCCAGAG GTGCCAGACGCCATCCTGAAGTGCCAGCGTGCGGGGATCACTGTCCGGATGGTGACGGGGGACAACATCAACACCGCCCGTGCCATCGCCACCAAGTGTGGCATCCTGCTGCCAGGAGAGGACTTCTTGTGCCTGGAGGGGAAGGAGTTCAACCGGCTCATCCGCAAcgagaagggagag GTAGAACAGGAGCAGCTGGATAAGATCTGGCCCAAGCTGCGTGTGCTGGCCCGCTCCTCTCCGACAGATAAACACACGCTCGTGAAAG GAATTATCGACAGCACTGTTGGTGACCAGAGGCAGGTGGTGGCCGTGACCGGGGACGGGACCAACGATGGCCCAGCTTTGAAGAAAGCCGACGTTGGGTTTGCCATG GGCATCGCAGGCACGGATGTGGCGAAGGAGGCTTCGGACATCATCCTGACGGATGACAACTTCACCAGCATCGTCAAGGCAGTGATGTGGGGACGCAACGTCTACGACAGCATCTCCAAGTTCCTGCAGTTCCAGCTGACTGTTAACGTCGTGGCCGTCATTGTGGCCTTCACGGGCGCCTGCATCACGCAG GACTCTCCCCTGAAGGCTGTCCAGATGCTGTGGGTGAACCTGATCATGGACACCTTTGCCTCCTTAGCCCTGGCCACAGAGCCTCCGTCCGAGTCCCTGCTGCTGCGCAAGCCGTATGGCCGCAACAAGCCACTCATCTCCCGCACCATGATGAAGAACATCCTGGGGCACGCGGTGTACCAGCTAACTATCATTTTCACGCTGCTTTTTGCGG GGGAGAAGTTTTTTGACATCGACAGTGGCCGAAATGCCCCGCTCCACTCCCCGCCCACTGAGCACTACACCATTGTCTTCAACACCTTTGTCATGATGCAGTTATTCAATGAGATCAACGCACGCAAGATCCACGGGGAGAGGAATGTCTTCGAGTCCATCTACCGCAACCCTATCTTCTGCACGGTGGTGCTGGGGACATTTGCAGCTCAG ATCATCATTGTGGAGTTTGGTGGGAAGCCGTTCAGCTGCTCCGGGCTCACCCTGAGCCAGTGGTTCTGGTGTATTTTTATCGGAGTGGGAGAGCTCCTCTGGGGCCAG ctgaTCTGCACTGTCCCAACCAGCCACCTGAAGTTCCTGAAAGAAGCTGGGCATGGCATCACCAAGGAGGAGATCCCAGAGGAGGAACTGCCTGAAGACGTGGATGAGATCGACCATGCCGAAATGGAGCTGCGGCGCGGGCAGATCCTGTGGTTCAGGGGTCTCAACAGGATACAGACGCAG
- the ATP2B4 gene encoding plasma membrane calcium-transporting ATPase 4 isoform X1, which translates to MTNNVADHHPGNSVAEGNHEGDFGCSMVELRNLMELRSAEAVARLNDSYGGVQNVCKRLKTSPVEGLSGNPTDLEKRRQVFGQNFIPPKKAKTFLQLVWEALQDVTLIILEIAAIISLGLSFYHPPGGDNELCGQSTGGVEDEGESQAGWIEGAAILFSVIIVVLVTAFNDWSKEKQFRGLQSRIEQEQKFTVIRKGQVIQIPVAEIVVGDIAQIKYGDLLPADGILIQGNDLKIDESSLTGESDQVKKSLDKDPMLLSGTHVMEGSGRMVVTAVGINSQTGIIFTLLGAGEGDEEKKVKKGKKTGAPENRNKAKTQDGVALEIQPLKSQEGVENEEKEKKKVKVPKKEKSVLQGKLTRLAVQIGKAGLIMSAITVIILVLYFVIDTFGVQGRPWLAECTPIYIQYFVKFFIIGVTVLVVAVPEGLPLAVTISLAYSVKKMMKDNNLVRHLDACETMGNATAICSDKTGTLTMNRMTVVQAYVGDTHYRQIPDPEAILPKILDLIVNGVAINSAYTSKILPPEKEGGLPRQVGNKTECALLGFVLDLKQDYQAVRNEVPEEKLYKVYTFNSVRKSMSTVLKNGNGGFRMYSKGASEIILRKCTRILDKNGDPRVFKVKDRDEMVKKVIEPMACHGLRTICLAFRDFPADAEPDWDSENEILSDLTCIAVVGIEDPVRPEVPDAILKCQRAGITVRMVTGDNINTARAIATKCGILLPGEDFLCLEGKEFNRLIRNEKGEVEQEQLDKIWPKLRVLARSSPTDKHTLVKGIIDSTVGDQRQVVAVTGDGTNDGPALKKADVGFAMGIAGTDVAKEASDIILTDDNFTSIVKAVMWGRNVYDSISKFLQFQLTVNVVAVIVAFTGACITQDSPLKAVQMLWVNLIMDTFASLALATEPPSESLLLRKPYGRNKPLISRTMMKNILGHAVYQLTIIFTLLFAGEKFFDIDSGRNAPLHSPPTEHYTIVFNTFVMMQLFNEINARKIHGERNVFESIYRNPIFCTVVLGTFAAQIIIVEFGGKPFSCSGLTLSQWFWCIFIGVGELLWGQLICTVPTSHLKFLKEAGHGITKEEIPEEELPEDVDEIDHAEMELRRGQILWFRGLNRIQTQIKVVNAFRSSLYEGLEKPESRSSIHNFMTHPEFILEEDEPRTPFLDGAEDDPETDGLKKRGGGSLSGSTSLNRNNNAVDSDQAEVTVPEPESPLHSLETSV; encoded by the exons ATGACGAACAACGTGGCCGACCACCACCCTGGGAACTCGGTTGCCGAAGGCAACCATGAGGGGGACTTTGGTTGCTCCATGGTGGAGCTCAGGAACCTCATGGAGCTGAGGAGTGCCGAGGCGGTCGCCCGGCTCAATGACTCCTACGGCGGCGTGCAGAATGTCTGCAAGAGGTTGAAGACGTCGCCAGTTGAAG GCCTGTCCGGGAACCCGACCGACCTGGAGAAGAGGCGGCAGGTCTTCGGCCAGAACTTCATTCCTCCCAAAAAGGCCAAGACGTTCCTGCAGTTAGTGTGGGAGGCACTCCAGGACGTCACGCTCATCATCTTGGAAATCGCAGCCATAATCTCCTTGGGCCTGTCCTTCTACCACCCTCCGGGTGGTGACAATGAAT TGTGCGGCCAGTCGACGGGCGGTGTGGAGGACGAGGGCGAGTCACAGGCCGGCTGGATCGAGGGGGCAGCTATATTGTTTTCAGTGATCATTGTGGTGCTGGTGACAGCTTTCAATGACTGGAGCAAGGAGAAGCAATTCCGGGGCCTCCAGAGCCGCATTGAGCAGGAGCAGAAGTTCACGGTCATCCGCAAGGGGCAGGTGATTCAGATCCCGGTGGCTGAGATCGTGGTGGGAGACATCGCGCAGATCAAGTACG GTGATCTCTTGCCTGCAGATGGGATCCTGATCCAGGGCAATGACCTGAAGATAGATGAGAGCTCACTGACCGGGGAGTCAGACCAAGTCAAGAAATCACTGGATAAAGACCCCATGCTGCTGTCAG GTACCCATGTGATGGAGGGCTCCGGCAGGATGGTGGTGACTGCTGTGGGTATCAACTCCCAGACGGGAATCATCTTCACTCTCTTGGGTGCGGGAGaaggagatgaggaaaagaaggTGAAGAAAG GTAAAAAAACCGGAGCCCCCGAAAATCGCAACAAAG CTAAAACTCAGGATGGTGTGGCCTTAGAGATCCAGCCCCTGAAGAGCCAGGAAGGGGTGGAAaatgaggagaaggagaagaagaaggtgaAGGTGCCCAAGAAGGAGAAGTCTGTGCTGCAAGGGAAGCTGACGCGCCTGGCGGTCCAGATCGGGAAGGCGG GGCTGATCATGTCGGCCATCACGGTCATCATCTTGGTGCTGTACTTTGTGATCGACACGTTTGGGGTGCAGGGACGGCCCTGGCTGGCAGAGTGCACTCCCATTTACATCCAATACTTTGTCAAGTTCTTCATCATCGGTGTCACTGTGTTGGTGGTGGCTGTGCCCGAAGGGCTTCCGCTGGCAGTCACCATCTCCCTGGCCTACTCTGTGAAG AAAATGATGAAGGACAACAACCTTGTGAGACACTTGGACGCATGTGAGACCATGGGCAATGCCACCGCCATCTGTTCGGACAAGACAGGCACACTTACCATGAACCGCATGACTGTGGTGCAGGCTTACGTGGGGGATACCCACTACCGCCAGATCCCTGACCCCGAAGCCATCCTGCCCAAGATCTTGGACCTCATAGTCAACGGTGTCGCCATCAACTCTGCCTACACGTCCAAGATCCTG ccacctgagaaggaaggggggCTGCCCCGGCAAGTGGGGAACAAGACTGAGTGTGCCCTGCTTGGTTTTGTGCTGGACCTGAAGCAGGATTACCAGGCTGTGCGGAACGAGGTGCCAGAGGAGAAGCTCTACAAGGTCTACACCTTCAACTCGGTGCGCAAGTCCATGAGCACGGTGCTGAAGAATGGCAATGGCGGCTTCCGCATGTACAGCAAGGGAGCTTCCGAGATCATCCTCCGCAA GTGCACCAGGATCCTGGACAAGAATGGTGACCCCCGGGTGTTCAAGGTGAAGGACCGGGATGAGATGGTGAAGAAGGTGATAGAGCCCATGGCCTGCCACGGGCTGCGGACCATCTGCCTGGCTTTCCGTGACTTCCCTGCTGACGCTGAGCCGGACTGGGACAGCGAGAATGAGATCCTGTCTGATCTGACCTGCATCGCTGTGGTTGGGATAGAGGACCCTGTGCGGCCAGAG GTGCCAGACGCCATCCTGAAGTGCCAGCGTGCGGGGATCACTGTCCGGATGGTGACGGGGGACAACATCAACACCGCCCGTGCCATCGCCACCAAGTGTGGCATCCTGCTGCCAGGAGAGGACTTCTTGTGCCTGGAGGGGAAGGAGTTCAACCGGCTCATCCGCAAcgagaagggagag GTAGAACAGGAGCAGCTGGATAAGATCTGGCCCAAGCTGCGTGTGCTGGCCCGCTCCTCTCCGACAGATAAACACACGCTCGTGAAAG GAATTATCGACAGCACTGTTGGTGACCAGAGGCAGGTGGTGGCCGTGACCGGGGACGGGACCAACGATGGCCCAGCTTTGAAGAAAGCCGACGTTGGGTTTGCCATG GGCATCGCAGGCACGGATGTGGCGAAGGAGGCTTCGGACATCATCCTGACGGATGACAACTTCACCAGCATCGTCAAGGCAGTGATGTGGGGACGCAACGTCTACGACAGCATCTCCAAGTTCCTGCAGTTCCAGCTGACTGTTAACGTCGTGGCCGTCATTGTGGCCTTCACGGGCGCCTGCATCACGCAG GACTCTCCCCTGAAGGCTGTCCAGATGCTGTGGGTGAACCTGATCATGGACACCTTTGCCTCCTTAGCCCTGGCCACAGAGCCTCCGTCCGAGTCCCTGCTGCTGCGCAAGCCGTATGGCCGCAACAAGCCACTCATCTCCCGCACCATGATGAAGAACATCCTGGGGCACGCGGTGTACCAGCTAACTATCATTTTCACGCTGCTTTTTGCGG GGGAGAAGTTTTTTGACATCGACAGTGGCCGAAATGCCCCGCTCCACTCCCCGCCCACTGAGCACTACACCATTGTCTTCAACACCTTTGTCATGATGCAGTTATTCAATGAGATCAACGCACGCAAGATCCACGGGGAGAGGAATGTCTTCGAGTCCATCTACCGCAACCCTATCTTCTGCACGGTGGTGCTGGGGACATTTGCAGCTCAG ATCATCATTGTGGAGTTTGGTGGGAAGCCGTTCAGCTGCTCCGGGCTCACCCTGAGCCAGTGGTTCTGGTGTATTTTTATCGGAGTGGGAGAGCTCCTCTGGGGCCAG ctgaTCTGCACTGTCCCAACCAGCCACCTGAAGTTCCTGAAAGAAGCTGGGCATGGCATCACCAAGGAGGAGATCCCAGAGGAGGAACTGCCTGAAGACGTGGATGAGATCGACCATGCCGAAATGGAGCTGCGGCGCGGGCAGATCCTGTGGTTCAGGGGTCTCAACAGGATACAGACGCAG
- the ATP2B4 gene encoding plasma membrane calcium-transporting ATPase 4 isoform X2, which translates to MTNNVADHHPGNSVAEGNHEGDFGCSMVELRNLMELRSAEAVARLNDSYGGVQNVCKRLKTSPVEGLSGNPTDLEKRRQVFGQNFIPPKKAKTFLQLVWEALQDVTLIILEIAAIISLGLSFYHPPGGDNELCGQSTGGVEDEGESQAGWIEGAAILFSVIIVVLVTAFNDWSKEKQFRGLQSRIEQEQKFTVIRKGQVIQIPVAEIVVGDIAQIKYGDLLPADGILIQGNDLKIDESSLTGESDQVKKSLDKDPMLLSGTHVMEGSGRMVVTAVGINSQTGIIFTLLGAGEGDEEKKVKKAKTQDGVALEIQPLKSQEGVENEEKEKKKVKVPKKEKSVLQGKLTRLAVQIGKAGLIMSAITVIILVLYFVIDTFGVQGRPWLAECTPIYIQYFVKFFIIGVTVLVVAVPEGLPLAVTISLAYSVKKMMKDNNLVRHLDACETMGNATAICSDKTGTLTMNRMTVVQAYVGDTHYRQIPDPEAILPKILDLIVNGVAINSAYTSKILPPEKEGGLPRQVGNKTECALLGFVLDLKQDYQAVRNEVPEEKLYKVYTFNSVRKSMSTVLKNGNGGFRMYSKGASEIILRKCTRILDKNGDPRVFKVKDRDEMVKKVIEPMACHGLRTICLAFRDFPADAEPDWDSENEILSDLTCIAVVGIEDPVRPEVPDAILKCQRAGITVRMVTGDNINTARAIATKCGILLPGEDFLCLEGKEFNRLIRNEKGEVEQEQLDKIWPKLRVLARSSPTDKHTLVKGIIDSTVGDQRQVVAVTGDGTNDGPALKKADVGFAMGIAGTDVAKEASDIILTDDNFTSIVKAVMWGRNVYDSISKFLQFQLTVNVVAVIVAFTGACITQDSPLKAVQMLWVNLIMDTFASLALATEPPSESLLLRKPYGRNKPLISRTMMKNILGHAVYQLTIIFTLLFAGEKFFDIDSGRNAPLHSPPTEHYTIVFNTFVMMQLFNEINARKIHGERNVFESIYRNPIFCTVVLGTFAAQIIIVEFGGKPFSCSGLTLSQWFWCIFIGVGELLWGQLICTVPTSHLKFLKEAGHGITKEEIPEEELPEDVDEIDHAEMELRRGQILWFRGLNRIQTQIKVVNAFRSSLYEGLEKPESRSSIHNFMTHPEFILEEDEPRTPFLDGAEDDPETDGLKKRGGGSLSGSTSLNRNNNAVDSDQAEVTVPEPESPLHSLETSV; encoded by the exons ATGACGAACAACGTGGCCGACCACCACCCTGGGAACTCGGTTGCCGAAGGCAACCATGAGGGGGACTTTGGTTGCTCCATGGTGGAGCTCAGGAACCTCATGGAGCTGAGGAGTGCCGAGGCGGTCGCCCGGCTCAATGACTCCTACGGCGGCGTGCAGAATGTCTGCAAGAGGTTGAAGACGTCGCCAGTTGAAG GCCTGTCCGGGAACCCGACCGACCTGGAGAAGAGGCGGCAGGTCTTCGGCCAGAACTTCATTCCTCCCAAAAAGGCCAAGACGTTCCTGCAGTTAGTGTGGGAGGCACTCCAGGACGTCACGCTCATCATCTTGGAAATCGCAGCCATAATCTCCTTGGGCCTGTCCTTCTACCACCCTCCGGGTGGTGACAATGAAT TGTGCGGCCAGTCGACGGGCGGTGTGGAGGACGAGGGCGAGTCACAGGCCGGCTGGATCGAGGGGGCAGCTATATTGTTTTCAGTGATCATTGTGGTGCTGGTGACAGCTTTCAATGACTGGAGCAAGGAGAAGCAATTCCGGGGCCTCCAGAGCCGCATTGAGCAGGAGCAGAAGTTCACGGTCATCCGCAAGGGGCAGGTGATTCAGATCCCGGTGGCTGAGATCGTGGTGGGAGACATCGCGCAGATCAAGTACG GTGATCTCTTGCCTGCAGATGGGATCCTGATCCAGGGCAATGACCTGAAGATAGATGAGAGCTCACTGACCGGGGAGTCAGACCAAGTCAAGAAATCACTGGATAAAGACCCCATGCTGCTGTCAG GTACCCATGTGATGGAGGGCTCCGGCAGGATGGTGGTGACTGCTGTGGGTATCAACTCCCAGACGGGAATCATCTTCACTCTCTTGGGTGCGGGAGaaggagatgaggaaaagaaggTGAAGAAAG CTAAAACTCAGGATGGTGTGGCCTTAGAGATCCAGCCCCTGAAGAGCCAGGAAGGGGTGGAAaatgaggagaaggagaagaagaaggtgaAGGTGCCCAAGAAGGAGAAGTCTGTGCTGCAAGGGAAGCTGACGCGCCTGGCGGTCCAGATCGGGAAGGCGG GGCTGATCATGTCGGCCATCACGGTCATCATCTTGGTGCTGTACTTTGTGATCGACACGTTTGGGGTGCAGGGACGGCCCTGGCTGGCAGAGTGCACTCCCATTTACATCCAATACTTTGTCAAGTTCTTCATCATCGGTGTCACTGTGTTGGTGGTGGCTGTGCCCGAAGGGCTTCCGCTGGCAGTCACCATCTCCCTGGCCTACTCTGTGAAG AAAATGATGAAGGACAACAACCTTGTGAGACACTTGGACGCATGTGAGACCATGGGCAATGCCACCGCCATCTGTTCGGACAAGACAGGCACACTTACCATGAACCGCATGACTGTGGTGCAGGCTTACGTGGGGGATACCCACTACCGCCAGATCCCTGACCCCGAAGCCATCCTGCCCAAGATCTTGGACCTCATAGTCAACGGTGTCGCCATCAACTCTGCCTACACGTCCAAGATCCTG ccacctgagaaggaaggggggCTGCCCCGGCAAGTGGGGAACAAGACTGAGTGTGCCCTGCTTGGTTTTGTGCTGGACCTGAAGCAGGATTACCAGGCTGTGCGGAACGAGGTGCCAGAGGAGAAGCTCTACAAGGTCTACACCTTCAACTCGGTGCGCAAGTCCATGAGCACGGTGCTGAAGAATGGCAATGGCGGCTTCCGCATGTACAGCAAGGGAGCTTCCGAGATCATCCTCCGCAA GTGCACCAGGATCCTGGACAAGAATGGTGACCCCCGGGTGTTCAAGGTGAAGGACCGGGATGAGATGGTGAAGAAGGTGATAGAGCCCATGGCCTGCCACGGGCTGCGGACCATCTGCCTGGCTTTCCGTGACTTCCCTGCTGACGCTGAGCCGGACTGGGACAGCGAGAATGAGATCCTGTCTGATCTGACCTGCATCGCTGTGGTTGGGATAGAGGACCCTGTGCGGCCAGAG GTGCCAGACGCCATCCTGAAGTGCCAGCGTGCGGGGATCACTGTCCGGATGGTGACGGGGGACAACATCAACACCGCCCGTGCCATCGCCACCAAGTGTGGCATCCTGCTGCCAGGAGAGGACTTCTTGTGCCTGGAGGGGAAGGAGTTCAACCGGCTCATCCGCAAcgagaagggagag GTAGAACAGGAGCAGCTGGATAAGATCTGGCCCAAGCTGCGTGTGCTGGCCCGCTCCTCTCCGACAGATAAACACACGCTCGTGAAAG GAATTATCGACAGCACTGTTGGTGACCAGAGGCAGGTGGTGGCCGTGACCGGGGACGGGACCAACGATGGCCCAGCTTTGAAGAAAGCCGACGTTGGGTTTGCCATG GGCATCGCAGGCACGGATGTGGCGAAGGAGGCTTCGGACATCATCCTGACGGATGACAACTTCACCAGCATCGTCAAGGCAGTGATGTGGGGACGCAACGTCTACGACAGCATCTCCAAGTTCCTGCAGTTCCAGCTGACTGTTAACGTCGTGGCCGTCATTGTGGCCTTCACGGGCGCCTGCATCACGCAG GACTCTCCCCTGAAGGCTGTCCAGATGCTGTGGGTGAACCTGATCATGGACACCTTTGCCTCCTTAGCCCTGGCCACAGAGCCTCCGTCCGAGTCCCTGCTGCTGCGCAAGCCGTATGGCCGCAACAAGCCACTCATCTCCCGCACCATGATGAAGAACATCCTGGGGCACGCGGTGTACCAGCTAACTATCATTTTCACGCTGCTTTTTGCGG GGGAGAAGTTTTTTGACATCGACAGTGGCCGAAATGCCCCGCTCCACTCCCCGCCCACTGAGCACTACACCATTGTCTTCAACACCTTTGTCATGATGCAGTTATTCAATGAGATCAACGCACGCAAGATCCACGGGGAGAGGAATGTCTTCGAGTCCATCTACCGCAACCCTATCTTCTGCACGGTGGTGCTGGGGACATTTGCAGCTCAG ATCATCATTGTGGAGTTTGGTGGGAAGCCGTTCAGCTGCTCCGGGCTCACCCTGAGCCAGTGGTTCTGGTGTATTTTTATCGGAGTGGGAGAGCTCCTCTGGGGCCAG ctgaTCTGCACTGTCCCAACCAGCCACCTGAAGTTCCTGAAAGAAGCTGGGCATGGCATCACCAAGGAGGAGATCCCAGAGGAGGAACTGCCTGAAGACGTGGATGAGATCGACCATGCCGAAATGGAGCTGCGGCGCGGGCAGATCCTGTGGTTCAGGGGTCTCAACAGGATACAGACGCAG